In Cupriavidus basilensis, one genomic interval encodes:
- the hutC gene encoding histidine utilization repressor: MKAATANRRGVPDATPAALYQQVKEYIARHIQSRAWQPGDRVPSEQELVTRFGVSRMTVNRALRELAEQGRVVRVAGVGTFVAEHKPQSTLLNVVNLQDEIRMRGHDYACDVMVVERVAASIEVAAALDLRTGESVFHSVCVHREDGVPVQLEDRYVNPRVAPDFINQDFAAADAMKPGEYLLRHVPYDQIEHVVDAISATAEQATQLEMPATQPCLLLTRRTWTGGTPVTFVRCLHPGNRYRLGSRFRADGNPAFG; the protein is encoded by the coding sequence ATGAAAGCTGCCACCGCCAACCGCCGGGGCGTTCCCGATGCCACTCCCGCCGCGCTTTACCAGCAGGTGAAGGAGTACATCGCGCGCCATATCCAGAGCCGCGCGTGGCAGCCGGGCGACCGCGTGCCCTCCGAGCAGGAACTGGTGACCCGCTTTGGCGTGTCGCGCATGACGGTGAACCGCGCGCTGCGCGAGCTGGCCGAACAGGGCCGGGTGGTGCGCGTGGCTGGCGTGGGCACCTTCGTGGCGGAGCACAAGCCGCAGTCGACGCTGCTCAACGTGGTCAACCTGCAGGACGAGATCCGCATGCGCGGACATGACTACGCTTGCGACGTCATGGTGGTGGAACGCGTGGCTGCCTCCATCGAGGTAGCGGCCGCGCTGGATCTGCGCACCGGTGAATCGGTGTTCCACTCCGTGTGCGTGCACCGCGAGGACGGCGTGCCGGTGCAGCTTGAAGACCGCTATGTGAACCCGCGCGTCGCGCCGGACTTCATCAACCAGGATTTTGCCGCCGCCGATGCGATGAAGCCCGGCGAATACCTGCTGCGCCACGTGCCCTACGACCAGATCGAACACGTGGTCGATGCCATCTCCGCCACGGCGGAGCAGGCCACCCAACTGGAAATGCCGGCTACCCAGCCGTGCCTGCTGCTGACCCGCCGCACCTGGACGGGCGGCACCCCTGTGACCTTTGTACGTTGCCTGCACCCCGGCAACCGTTACCGCCTAGGCAGCCGATTCCGCGCCGATGGCAACCCGGCCTTCGGCTGA
- a CDS encoding ABC transporter ATP-binding protein, whose translation MSALSIQQVSRTFVNPRGGQTLALQPTDFEVADNDFVTILGPSGCGKSTLLRIVAGLDTPTTGRVLLDGQEVTGPGAERGMVFQSYTLFPWLTIEQNVRFGLRERGMSEADQRERSDFFIQRVGLRGFEHHFPKQLSGGMQQRTAIARALANDPKILLLDEPFGALDNQTRVLMQELLLGIWEASRKTVLFVTHDIDEAIFMANRVAVFSARPGRIKRTVDVDFPHPRHYTIKTSPAFSELKAVLTEEIRAEAMASAEH comes from the coding sequence ATGAGTGCGCTGTCCATCCAGCAGGTCTCGCGTACCTTCGTCAATCCGCGCGGCGGCCAGACCCTGGCCCTGCAGCCGACCGATTTCGAAGTGGCGGACAACGACTTCGTCACCATCCTCGGTCCCTCGGGCTGTGGCAAGTCCACGCTGCTGCGCATCGTCGCCGGGCTGGATACGCCCACCACCGGGCGCGTGCTGCTCGACGGGCAGGAAGTCACCGGCCCGGGCGCGGAGCGCGGCATGGTGTTCCAGTCGTACACGCTGTTCCCGTGGCTGACCATCGAGCAGAACGTGCGCTTTGGCCTGCGCGAGCGCGGCATGAGCGAGGCCGACCAGCGCGAGCGCAGCGACTTCTTTATCCAGCGCGTGGGCTTGCGCGGCTTCGAGCATCATTTTCCCAAGCAGCTCTCGGGCGGCATGCAGCAGCGCACGGCCATTGCCCGGGCGCTGGCCAACGACCCCAAGATCCTGCTGCTGGACGAGCCCTTCGGCGCGCTGGACAACCAGACCCGCGTGCTGATGCAGGAGCTGCTGCTGGGCATCTGGGAAGCCTCGCGCAAGACGGTGCTGTTCGTCACGCACGATATCGACGAGGCCATCTTCATGGCCAACCGCGTGGCGGTGTTCTCGGCGCGGCCTGGCCGCATCAAGCGCACCGTCGATGTGGATTTTCCGCATCCGCGCCACTACACGATCAAGACCTCGCCGGCGTTTTCGGAACTCAAGGCGGTGCTGACCGAGGAAATCCGCGCCGAGGCCATGGCCAGCGCAGAGCACTGA
- a CDS encoding ABC transporter ATP-binding protein produces the protein MKETLLKISGLKVAYGGIQAVKGIDLEIKEGELVTLIGANGAGKTTTMKAITGLQGWAGGDVEYMGKSIKGVPSYTLLKQGLAMVPEGRGVFARMTITENLQMGAYTRTDEAGIKADIDRMFGIFPRLKERANQLAGTMSGGEQQMLAMARALMSQPKLLLLDEPSMGLSPIMVAKIFEVVRDVSALGVTVLLVEQNARLALQAAHRGYVMESGLVTMSGDAKQMLDDPKVRAAYLGE, from the coding sequence ATGAAAGAAACACTACTGAAGATATCCGGCCTGAAGGTCGCGTACGGCGGCATCCAGGCGGTCAAGGGCATCGACCTCGAGATCAAAGAAGGCGAACTGGTCACGCTGATCGGTGCCAACGGCGCCGGCAAGACCACCACCATGAAGGCCATCACCGGCCTGCAGGGATGGGCCGGCGGCGATGTGGAGTACATGGGCAAGTCCATCAAGGGGGTGCCAAGCTACACGCTGCTCAAGCAAGGGCTGGCGATGGTGCCGGAAGGGCGCGGGGTGTTTGCGCGCATGACCATTACCGAGAACCTGCAGATGGGCGCCTACACGCGCACCGACGAGGCCGGCATCAAGGCCGACATCGACCGCATGTTCGGCATCTTCCCGCGCCTGAAGGAGCGCGCCAACCAGCTGGCCGGCACCATGTCCGGCGGCGAACAGCAGATGCTGGCCATGGCGCGCGCGCTGATGAGCCAGCCCAAGCTGCTGCTGCTGGACGAACCCTCGATGGGCCTGTCGCCGATCATGGTCGCGAAGATCTTCGAGGTGGTGCGCGACGTCTCCGCGCTGGGCGTGACCGTGCTGCTGGTGGAGCAGAACGCGCGGCTGGCGCTGCAGGCCGCCCACCGCGGCTATGTGATGGAGTCCGGCCTGGTCACCATGAGCGGCGACGCCAAGCAGATGCTGGACGATCCGAAGGTCCGCGCGGCGTATCTGGGCGAGTGA
- a CDS encoding ABC transporter permease subunit, translating to MNTPIPSPAAQAAPLTKTPAKTMAALLGFLVIALCAPFLVQTLGGNYWVRVLDFALIYIMLALGLNIVVGFAGLLDLGYIAFYAVGAYMMALLGSPHLANQFEWIHQLFPNGLHLSMWFVLPLAVLVAATFGVLLGAPTLKLRGDYLAIVTLGFGEIIRIFLNNLDRPLNITNGPKGITAVDPVHIFGFDFSKSHEIFGLKFTPVFMYYYLLVVLVIAIVFICLRLQNSRIGRAFVAIREDEIAAKAMGINTRNIKLLAFAMGASFGGASGAVFGAFQGFVSPESFVLWESIYILAIVVLGGMGHIPGVILGGILLVGFQELLRAVAEPAQNMLFGHTIVDAEVLRQLLFGLALVGVMLYRPAGLWPSPRKEDRPVIRRPGSVGRF from the coding sequence ATGAATACCCCGATTCCATCCCCGGCGGCGCAGGCTGCGCCGCTGACCAAGACGCCGGCCAAGACCATGGCCGCGTTGCTTGGCTTCCTGGTCATCGCCCTGTGCGCCCCGTTCCTGGTGCAGACGCTGGGCGGCAACTACTGGGTGCGCGTGCTCGACTTCGCGCTGATCTACATCATGCTGGCGCTTGGCCTGAACATCGTGGTGGGCTTTGCCGGCCTGCTCGACCTTGGCTACATCGCCTTCTATGCCGTCGGCGCCTACATGATGGCCTTGCTGGGCTCGCCCCATCTGGCCAACCAGTTCGAGTGGATCCACCAGCTTTTCCCCAATGGCCTGCACCTCTCCATGTGGTTCGTGCTGCCGCTGGCGGTGCTGGTGGCGGCAACGTTCGGTGTGCTGCTCGGTGCGCCAACGCTCAAGCTGCGCGGCGACTACCTGGCCATCGTGACCCTGGGCTTCGGTGAGATCATCCGCATCTTCCTCAACAACCTCGACCGGCCGCTGAACATCACCAATGGCCCGAAGGGGATCACCGCGGTGGACCCGGTCCACATCTTCGGCTTCGATTTCTCCAAGTCGCACGAGATCTTCGGGCTGAAGTTCACGCCGGTGTTCATGTACTACTACCTGCTGGTCGTGCTGGTGATCGCCATCGTGTTCATCTGCCTGCGCTTGCAGAACTCGCGTATCGGCCGCGCCTTCGTGGCCATCCGGGAAGACGAGATCGCCGCCAAGGCGATGGGCATCAACACCCGCAACATCAAGCTGCTGGCCTTTGCCATGGGCGCATCGTTCGGCGGTGCGTCGGGTGCGGTGTTCGGCGCCTTCCAGGGCTTCGTGTCGCCTGAGTCGTTCGTACTGTGGGAGTCCATCTACATCCTGGCCATCGTGGTGCTGGGCGGCATGGGCCACATTCCTGGCGTGATCCTGGGTGGTATCTTGCTGGTGGGTTTCCAGGAGTTGCTGCGCGCCGTGGCGGAGCCGGCGCAGAACATGCTCTTCGGCCACACCATCGTCGACGCCGAAGTGCTGCGCCAGCTGTTGTTCGGGCTGGCCCTGGTTGGTGTGATGCTGTATCGCCCGGCGGGCCTGTGGCCGTCGCCGCGCAAGGAAGACCGGCCGGTGATCCGCCGCCCGGGCAGCGTTGGCCGTTTCTGA
- a CDS encoding ABC transporter permease: MTQVHIGSPAAGAAVTPAPAAVTPAAARRHPWLAPLAPVTQRARWVLGLSFFVVFFAVWAAVTLGGMVPRTFLADPMTMAHEGVLLFTEYNFIGDIGMTVWRVLGGFVLAAVLAVPLGIFMGAYKAAEAFFEPFVSFCRYLPASAFIPLLILWAGIGEAQKVLVIFIGSFFQIVLMVAVTVGGARRDLVEAAYTLGANSSGIVRRVLIPGAAPEIAEILRLVLGWAWTYVIVAELIGSSSGIGHMITDSQALLNTGQIIFGIIVIGCIGLVSDLAFKLANQRLFPWSSIK, translated from the coding sequence ATGACGCAGGTTCACATTGGTTCGCCCGCAGCTGGTGCGGCTGTAACGCCCGCTCCGGCTGCGGTGACTCCGGCGGCCGCGCGCCGGCATCCCTGGCTGGCGCCGCTGGCGCCGGTCACCCAGCGCGCGCGCTGGGTCCTGGGTTTGTCGTTCTTCGTGGTGTTTTTTGCCGTGTGGGCGGCGGTGACCCTGGGCGGCATGGTGCCGCGCACCTTCCTGGCCGACCCGATGACCATGGCCCATGAAGGTGTGCTGCTGTTTACCGAGTACAACTTCATCGGCGACATCGGCATGACGGTATGGCGCGTGCTGGGCGGCTTCGTGCTGGCCGCTGTGCTGGCCGTGCCGCTGGGCATCTTCATGGGCGCGTACAAGGCGGCGGAGGCGTTCTTCGAGCCCTTCGTCTCGTTTTGCCGCTACCTGCCGGCGTCGGCCTTTATTCCGCTGCTGATCCTGTGGGCCGGCATCGGCGAAGCGCAGAAGGTGCTGGTGATCTTTATCGGCTCGTTCTTCCAGATCGTGCTGATGGTGGCGGTGACGGTGGGCGGCGCGCGGCGCGACCTGGTGGAGGCGGCCTACACGCTGGGCGCCAACAGCAGCGGCATCGTGCGGCGCGTGCTGATCCCGGGCGCCGCGCCGGAGATCGCCGAGATCCTGCGCCTGGTGCTGGGCTGGGCCTGGACCTATGTCATCGTGGCCGAGCTGATCGGCTCGTCGTCCGGCATCGGCCACATGATCACCGACAGCCAGGCGCTGCTCAACACAGGGCAGATCATCTTCGGCATCATCGTGATCGGTTGCATCGGCCTGGTCTCCGACCTGGCTTTCAAGCTGGCCAACCAGCGCCTGTTCCCGTGGAGTTCGATCAAATGA
- a CDS encoding ABC transporter ATP-binding protein → MSNENLLLSVQGVNKRFGGLQALSDVGLQIKAGEIYGLIGPNGAGKTTFFNVITGLYTPDSGEFVLGGKAYQPTAVHEVAKAGIARTFQNIRLFGEMTALENVMVGRHVRTKAGLFGAVFRPPSVRREEHSVEDWAHDLLEYVGIGKYAHFTSRNLSYGHQRRLEIARALATEPKLLALDEPAAGMNATEKVELRGLLDKIRSDGKTILLIEHDVKLVMGLCNRLTVLDYGKVIAQGLPHEVQSNPAVIEAYLGTPAH, encoded by the coding sequence ATGAGCAACGAGAATCTCCTCCTGTCGGTACAGGGGGTCAACAAGCGATTCGGCGGCCTGCAGGCATTGTCCGACGTGGGCCTGCAGATCAAGGCGGGCGAAATCTACGGCCTGATCGGTCCCAACGGGGCCGGCAAGACCACCTTCTTCAACGTGATTACCGGCCTGTACACACCGGACTCCGGCGAGTTCGTGCTGGGCGGCAAGGCCTACCAGCCGACCGCCGTGCACGAAGTCGCCAAGGCCGGCATTGCCCGCACCTTCCAGAACATCCGCCTGTTCGGCGAGATGACCGCGCTGGAAAACGTGATGGTGGGCCGCCACGTGCGCACCAAGGCCGGCCTCTTTGGCGCGGTGTTCCGCCCGCCTTCGGTCCGGCGCGAGGAGCACTCGGTGGAAGACTGGGCGCATGACCTGCTGGAGTACGTCGGCATCGGCAAGTACGCGCACTTCACCTCGCGCAACCTGTCCTACGGGCACCAGCGCCGCCTGGAGATCGCGCGGGCGCTGGCCACCGAGCCCAAGCTGCTGGCGCTCGATGAGCCCGCCGCTGGCATGAACGCCACCGAGAAGGTGGAACTGCGCGGCTTGCTCGACAAGATCCGCAGCGATGGCAAGACCATCCTGCTGATCGAGCACGACGTGAAGCTGGTGATGGGCCTGTGCAATCGCCTGACCGTGCTCGACTACGGCAAGGTCATCGCGCAGGGCCTGCCGCACGAAGTCCAGAGCAATCCAGCGGTGATCGAGGCTTACCTCGGTACCCCGGCGCACTGA
- a CDS encoding branched-chain amino acid ABC transporter permease, which produces MDIFIQQIVNGLVLGSIYALIALGYTMVYGILGIINFAHGDVLMIGALTALSAILGLQKFFPGLPEWLTLVIATLIAMPVCAVLAYTIERVAYRPLRNAPRLAPLITAIGVSIILQTLAMMIWSRNPLTFPQLLPSSPIDIGSTGATITGKEIVIIGMALMVMAGLLTLVNRTKLGRAMRATAENQKVAGLMGVNPNFVISATFMIGAALAALAGVMMATNYGNAHFYMGFIPGLKAFTAAVLGGIGNLAGAMVGGMLLGLIEALGAGYIGDLTNGVFGSNYQDVFAFIVLIVVLVFRPSGIMGERVSERA; this is translated from the coding sequence ATGGATATCTTTATCCAGCAGATCGTGAACGGTCTGGTGCTCGGCAGCATCTATGCGCTGATCGCACTGGGCTACACCATGGTCTACGGCATTCTCGGGATCATCAACTTCGCCCACGGCGACGTGCTGATGATCGGCGCGCTGACCGCCCTGTCAGCCATACTTGGCTTGCAGAAATTCTTCCCCGGCTTGCCGGAGTGGCTCACGCTGGTGATTGCCACGCTGATCGCCATGCCGGTTTGCGCCGTGCTGGCCTACACCATCGAGCGGGTCGCCTACCGGCCGTTGCGCAACGCGCCCCGGCTAGCCCCGCTGATTACCGCCATCGGCGTGTCCATCATCCTGCAGACGCTGGCGATGATGATCTGGTCGCGTAACCCGCTGACCTTCCCGCAGCTGCTGCCCTCGTCGCCGATCGATATCGGTTCGACCGGCGCCACCATCACGGGCAAGGAAATCGTCATCATCGGCATGGCGCTGATGGTCATGGCGGGCCTGCTGACCCTCGTCAACCGCACCAAGCTGGGTCGCGCGATGCGCGCCACCGCCGAGAACCAGAAGGTGGCAGGCCTGATGGGCGTGAACCCGAACTTCGTCATCTCGGCCACCTTCATGATCGGTGCGGCGCTGGCCGCGCTGGCCGGCGTGATGATGGCCACCAACTACGGCAATGCGCACTTCTACATGGGCTTCATTCCGGGCCTGAAGGCGTTCACCGCCGCGGTGCTGGGCGGCATCGGCAACCTTGCTGGCGCCATGGTCGGCGGCATGCTGCTGGGCCTGATCGAAGCGTTGGGCGCCGGCTATATCGGCGATCTCACCAACGGGGTGTTTGGCTCCAACTACCAGGATGTGTTCGCCTTCATCGTGCTGATCGTCGTCCTTGTATTCCGTCCGTCCGGCATCATGGGCGAGCGGGTTTCCGAACGCGCCTAA
- a CDS encoding CDP-6-deoxy-delta-3,4-glucoseen reductase, with the protein MAYQVTVMPSGRTFEAAADETILTAALRHSIGLPYGCKNGACGSCKGRVTAGGIEQGDHAASALSAQEKTEGRALFCCAKPTSDITIECREVQGAGDIPIKKVPCRVATLERVADDVIVTRLQLPATERMQFLAGQYVEFLLRDGKRRSYSIATPPHQEGPIELHIRHMPGGTFTDYVFGAREGQPAMKERDILRFEGPLGSFFLREDSDKPIILLASGTGFAPIKAIVEHAVYTGITRPMTLYWGGRRPRDLYMHALCEQWARELPNFRYVPVISNAQDSDDWDGRTGFVHEAVMEDHPDLSGFEVYACGAPVMINAARKDFSLRCDLHEDAFFADSFTSEADMHPAGSVPPAPAA; encoded by the coding sequence ATGGCTTATCAAGTTACCGTCATGCCCAGCGGCCGCACGTTCGAAGCGGCCGCGGATGAAACCATCCTTACCGCGGCCCTGCGCCACAGCATTGGCCTGCCCTACGGCTGCAAGAACGGCGCATGCGGGTCCTGCAAGGGCCGTGTCACCGCTGGCGGCATCGAGCAGGGCGACCATGCCGCTTCCGCGCTGTCCGCGCAGGAAAAGACCGAGGGCCGCGCGCTGTTCTGCTGCGCCAAGCCCACCTCGGACATCACCATCGAATGCCGCGAGGTGCAAGGCGCCGGCGACATCCCCATCAAGAAGGTGCCATGCCGCGTCGCCACGCTGGAACGCGTGGCCGACGACGTCATCGTGACCCGCCTGCAACTGCCCGCCACCGAGCGCATGCAGTTCCTGGCCGGCCAGTATGTCGAGTTCCTGCTGCGCGACGGCAAGCGCCGCAGCTACTCCATCGCCACGCCGCCGCACCAGGAAGGCCCGATCGAGCTGCACATCCGCCACATGCCCGGCGGCACCTTCACCGACTACGTGTTCGGCGCCAGGGAAGGCCAGCCGGCCATGAAGGAGCGCGACATCCTGCGCTTCGAAGGCCCGCTCGGCAGCTTCTTCCTGCGTGAAGACTCCGACAAGCCCATCATCCTTCTGGCCTCAGGCACCGGCTTCGCGCCGATCAAGGCCATCGTCGAGCACGCGGTCTACACCGGCATCACCCGCCCGATGACGCTGTACTGGGGCGGACGCCGCCCGCGCGATCTCTATATGCACGCGCTGTGCGAGCAATGGGCGCGCGAGCTGCCCAACTTCCGCTACGTCCCGGTGATCTCCAACGCCCAGGACAGCGACGACTGGGACGGCCGCACCGGCTTCGTCCACGAGGCCGTGATGGAAGACCATCCCGACCTGTCGGGCTTCGAGGTCTACGCCTGCGGCGCACCGGTGATGATCAATGCGGCGCGCAAGGACTTTTCCCTGCGCTGCGACCTGCACGAGGATGCCTTCTTCGCCGACTCGTTCACGTCGGAAGCGGACATGCATCCGGCAGGTTCGGTACCGCCGGCACCGGCGGCCTGA
- a CDS encoding NAD-dependent epimerase/dehydratase family protein, producing the protein MSKNLSRRRLGRPRLLIVGCGDVGTRCLRILSTRWRVFAITSQPSRRAELRDNGAVPMVADLDRPATLARLAGLADKVLHLAPPPSRGEGDPRTLALLRALRRGAWRRSAARPGGWSAKPAILPDRRYGRSGRSAAPPAFVYASTSGVYGDRGGARLAESQAVRPQTARARRRVAAEQSVRDFGRHAGWRASIVRIPGIYAEDRLPLARLAKGTPALAPQDDVYTNHIHALDLARTMVASLFRGRAQRVVHASDDSEMRMADYFDLVADRRGLPRPPRLARAQLREAVEPTLLSFMSESRRLENTRLKRELRLRLRYPTVTSFFDA; encoded by the coding sequence ATGAGCAAAAATCTGTCGCGACGCCGCCTGGGTCGCCCGCGCCTACTCATCGTTGGCTGTGGGGATGTGGGCACACGTTGCCTGCGTATTCTATCGACGCGCTGGCGCGTCTTTGCCATCACTTCGCAGCCGTCCCGCCGCGCTGAGCTGCGGGACAACGGCGCCGTGCCGATGGTAGCCGACCTGGACCGGCCCGCCACGCTGGCACGCCTGGCCGGGCTGGCCGACAAGGTGCTGCACCTGGCGCCGCCGCCATCCCGCGGCGAGGGCGATCCCCGCACGCTGGCGCTGCTGCGCGCCTTGCGGCGCGGTGCCTGGCGGCGGTCTGCCGCACGGCCCGGCGGATGGTCTGCCAAGCCCGCTATTCTACCCGACCGACGCTACGGCAGGTCCGGCCGAAGCGCTGCGCCGCCAGCGTTTGTCTACGCCAGCACCTCGGGGGTGTATGGCGACCGGGGTGGCGCCAGGCTGGCGGAATCGCAGGCGGTGCGCCCGCAAACCGCGCGCGCCCGGCGCCGCGTGGCGGCCGAGCAGTCCGTGCGGGACTTTGGCCGCCATGCCGGCTGGCGTGCTTCCATCGTGCGCATCCCCGGCATTTATGCCGAAGACCGGCTGCCGCTGGCCCGTCTGGCCAAGGGCACGCCCGCGCTGGCGCCGCAGGACGATGTCTATACCAACCACATCCATGCCCTGGACCTGGCCCGCACCATGGTGGCGTCGCTGTTCCGCGGCCGCGCGCAGCGGGTGGTGCATGCCAGCGACGACTCGGAAATGCGCATGGCCGACTACTTCGACCTGGTGGCCGACCGCCGCGGCCTGCCCCGCCCGCCGCGCCTGGCTCGCGCGCAATTGCGCGAAGCCGTGGAGCCAACCTTGCTCAGCTTCATGAGCGAATCGCGCCGGCTGGAAAACACCCGTCTCAAACGCGAGCTGCGCCTGCGGCTGCGCTATCCCACCGTGACCTCCTTTTTCGACGCCTGA
- a CDS encoding ABC transporter substrate-binding protein, which produces MGFRIRSGKSLAVAVAAVAATLGAAGTAQAQATQVTLGMSGWTGFAPLTLADKAGIFKKHGVDVDIKMIPQKDRHLALAAGAIQCAATTVETHVAWNANGVPITQIVQLDKSYGADGLAVRGDVKGFADLKGKTVGVDAPGTAPYFGLAWMLKKNGMSLKDVKTTTLSPQAAAQAFVSGQNDAAMTYEPYLSSVRQNPDKGKILATTLDYPMVMDTLGCSPKWLKDNPKAAQALVDSYFEALDMIKQDPAKANEIMGAAVKQSGEQFAKSSAYLRWQDRDANRKFFGAELASFSKEAAQVLLEIGVIRQVPDVTALYDARFIK; this is translated from the coding sequence ATGGGATTTCGTATCCGTAGCGGTAAGTCGCTAGCCGTCGCCGTAGCAGCAGTCGCCGCCACGCTGGGTGCCGCGGGCACCGCGCAAGCGCAAGCCACGCAGGTCACGCTCGGCATGAGCGGCTGGACCGGCTTCGCGCCGCTGACGCTGGCTGACAAGGCCGGCATCTTCAAGAAGCATGGTGTCGACGTCGACATCAAGATGATTCCGCAGAAGGACCGTCACCTGGCGCTCGCCGCGGGCGCCATCCAGTGCGCCGCCACCACGGTCGAGACCCATGTGGCCTGGAACGCCAACGGCGTGCCCATCACCCAGATCGTGCAGCTCGATAAGTCCTACGGCGCCGACGGGCTGGCTGTGCGCGGCGACGTCAAAGGCTTCGCCGACCTCAAGGGCAAGACCGTCGGCGTGGACGCGCCGGGCACCGCGCCTTACTTCGGCCTGGCCTGGATGCTCAAGAAGAACGGCATGAGCCTGAAGGATGTGAAGACCACCACGCTGTCGCCGCAAGCCGCCGCGCAGGCCTTCGTCTCGGGCCAGAACGATGCCGCCATGACGTATGAGCCGTACCTGTCGTCGGTGCGCCAGAACCCGGACAAGGGCAAGATCCTCGCCACCACGCTGGACTACCCGATGGTGATGGACACGCTGGGCTGCTCGCCCAAGTGGCTCAAGGACAATCCCAAGGCCGCGCAAGCGCTGGTGGACAGCTACTTCGAAGCGCTCGACATGATCAAGCAGGACCCGGCCAAGGCAAACGAGATCATGGGCGCGGCGGTCAAGCAAAGCGGCGAGCAGTTCGCCAAGTCATCCGCCTACCTGCGCTGGCAGGATCGTGACGCCAACCGTAAATTCTTCGGCGCAGAGCTGGCCAGCTTCAGCAAGGAAGCGGCGCAGGTGCTGCTGGAAATCGGCGTGATTCGCCAGGTGCCGGACGTCACGGCGCTGTACGACGCGCGCTTCATCAAGTAA
- a CDS encoding acetylornithine transaminase: MAFAEYPVQSLMYITNRPELVFTEGKGSWLTDHNGKRYLDFVQGWAVNCLGHSNQAMIDALVEQSKKLFNPSPAFYNEPMLKLAKQLTDASCFDKVFFANSGAEANEGAIKLARKWGRKHKNGAFEIITMDHSFHGRTLATMSASGKAGWDTIFAPQVPGFPKADLNDLASVEKLINDKTVAIMLEPVQGEGGVIPASREFMQGLRKLADQHKLLFIVDEVQTGCGRCGTMFAYELSGVEPDIMTLGKGIGGGVPLAALLCKAEVASFEAGDQGGTYNGNPVMTAVGSAVISQLTAPGFLQSVQEKGAYLREQLLALTSEFGLGGERGEGLLRALVLNKDIGPQLVEEARDMQPQGLLLNSPRPNLLRFMPALNVTIEEIDQMIGMLRTLLKKLA; this comes from the coding sequence ATGGCATTTGCTGAGTACCCCGTCCAATCCCTGATGTACATCACCAACCGGCCCGAGCTCGTCTTTACCGAAGGCAAGGGCTCGTGGCTCACGGACCATAACGGCAAGCGATACCTGGACTTCGTGCAGGGCTGGGCGGTCAACTGCCTGGGACACTCCAACCAGGCCATGATCGATGCGCTGGTCGAGCAGTCGAAGAAGCTGTTCAACCCCAGCCCGGCGTTCTACAACGAACCCATGCTCAAGCTGGCCAAGCAGCTCACCGATGCCAGCTGCTTCGACAAGGTGTTCTTCGCCAACAGCGGCGCGGAAGCCAACGAAGGTGCCATCAAGCTGGCGCGCAAATGGGGCCGCAAGCACAAGAACGGCGCGTTCGAGATCATCACCATGGACCACAGCTTCCACGGCCGCACGCTCGCCACCATGAGCGCGTCGGGCAAGGCCGGCTGGGACACCATCTTCGCGCCGCAGGTGCCGGGCTTCCCCAAGGCCGACCTGAACGACCTGGCCTCGGTCGAAAAGCTGATCAACGACAAGACCGTGGCCATCATGCTGGAGCCGGTGCAGGGCGAAGGCGGCGTGATCCCCGCCTCGCGCGAATTCATGCAAGGCCTGCGCAAGCTGGCCGACCAGCACAAGCTGCTGTTCATCGTCGACGAAGTGCAGACCGGCTGCGGCCGTTGCGGCACCATGTTCGCCTATGAACTGTCGGGCGTGGAGCCGGACATCATGACGCTGGGCAAGGGCATTGGCGGCGGCGTGCCGCTGGCAGCCCTGCTGTGCAAGGCCGAAGTCGCCAGCTTCGAAGCCGGCGACCAGGGCGGCACCTACAACGGCAACCCGGTGATGACCGCCGTTGGCAGCGCCGTGATCTCGCAGCTGACCGCGCCCGGCTTCCTGCAAAGCGTGCAAGAAAAAGGCGCCTACCTGCGCGAGCAGCTGCTGGCGCTGACGTCCGAGTTCGGCCTGGGCGGCGAACGCGGCGAAGGCCTGCTGCGCGCACTGGTGCTGAACAAGGACATCGGCCCGCAACTGGTGGAAGAAGCGCGCGACATGCAGCCGCAAGGCCTGCTGCTGAATTCGCCGCGCCCCAACCTGCTGCGCTTCATGCCCGCGCTGAACGTGACCATCGAGGAAATCGACCAGATGATCGGCATGCTGCGCACGCTGCTGAAGAAGCTGGCCTGA